CGCAACGCCATATTGCAAATGCCCAAATAATGTTGCCACAAGTAAACCTACCTTCCCAAAATGAACCGACAACATTGTCAATTAATTACATTTTACTAGGTCTATTGTATTTTTTGAATAAATAAAACTGGTATCATATCTGTCTTTGCTGCAACTGTTGTTTTATGTCTCCGTTAATATAAATATGCAATGAAATTCGACATGACTTCGCCAATATTATTTTAGGTTTAACCTATTTACCCAAGTTTAACCTTCATGTATTGATTTTTCAGTCGGCCTAATCTGGTCCCGTGACTTCGAATTATGAGAGAGAGAAGCTCGTGTTTATCCTTCAACCCCACAGATATGTCCAGTGTTTCCTTTAGCACGTCCCTTGTGTGGACAACCATGTTCAGAAAGTCGTCGTTTATGCGGTGCTCCTCCTTCAGCTCGTTCTGCTGACTCTGTTTGAATTTCACCTCCAGTTCTAACAGAGCCTTTTCAGAGTTTGTAAAAGCCTCGCCAATCTGAGTCGTCTCCCTTCTCAAATATTTTCCATAGCTGTCCTCTCCGTCCAAATCAAAATAAATACTTTTCCCGATCCCCTCCAGCATTCTGGCCGCGTCTTCGATGTGTCTCTTGATGATCGTGAAATCATCTCGGATGACCAAATCTTGGTCCTCGTCAAGAACGCATTTTCGGTCGTCTCTCATTTTAAAAAGCATTTGACATTTTTCCGGATCATCGTTATTCTCATAGTCGCCGTCTGGCACAAAGTAGTGATGGAACGTGCCGTTAGACATCTCGGGATACAGAGGTCCATTAAAAAACGCACCGCAGAGCGGCAATGAAAACATCCCAATAGCGAGTAAGTGGAGAAAAGCCATCCTATCCACTTCTTGGCAATACGTGAGCAATACAAGAGGCTTTCCTTTAGAGcgctatttttttttatttaattcccTCACCAATCACAAACATTTCCAAACTTCCAGTGCAGGTGGTATCCAATAGCTAAAAGACCGAAAGTAGCTAGGTGTCCAGTCAGGCTTTGTGATATTTGTAAGTCTTCTTTCAGGTCGCTCCTAGTGTAGCCTATGCAGCAAGTGTTGCCAACTATTTTTCAAGGAAAGTAGCTGTTGGTTCAGCCACAGACAGTCACGTGAAAGTTTGGAATACTTTCCCTAAGCTTTACGCAGAGAAACCCCAAAGATGTCACGCAGGAGTAATATACCAAACTCATCCAACTGAAATAAATGTGAGAGTGCCCGACGTAGCTTTGTGCCTCAATTTCAAGTTCTACATCTGGATTTCTCAAGCACCGCGCTTGGTTTTGACTGATGATAGCCTACCCCCTCTCAACTCTCAAATTACATCCCTGCTCCGTCACTTAAAAGGAAGCGCAGTTTCAATTGACTGCAGGTCCGGTCCTGGCCGATATGCCGATAAGTAGAATACATTCTCGGCCCACAATAAACTTTAAAGTTTAATGAATGCCTATCCATGTGGTAGCCTACTTTTGTAAAACAGGCAGTAACATTGGCTTTATACTCCTGATACCTGACAGACTCGAGactaattatactgaacaaaaatgaaatgcaacatgcaacaatttcaaagattttactgagttacagtttatagaaggaaatcagtcatttgaaataaattcattaggccctttcacatgactgggcaggggcaccgAATCAGAATCAGTTTGTCCCTACAAAGGGATTTATTACAGGCAGAAATACTCCTCAACACGCCCCCcccctcagatgatcccacaggtgaagaagccagatgtggagatcatgggctggcgtggttacatgtagtCTGCGGTTgttaggccggttggatgtactgccaaattctcaaaaatggCATTGGTAGTTTATAGTAGAGAAAATAactttcaattctctggcaacagctttgttggccttttattgtcaccagcacaaggtgcacctgtgtaatgaccatgctgtttaattaacttcttgatatgccacacctgtcaggtcgatgaattatcttggcaaaggataaatgctcacggTGGGACACtgacttatttagaattcaaggcgcacttaaccagcatggctaccacagcattctgcatcgatacaccatcccatctggtttgggcttagtgggactatcatttattgttcaacaggacaatgacccaacacacctccaggctgtgtaaggactatttgaccaagaaggagagtgatggagtgctgcatcagatgacctggcctccacaatcccctgatctcaaccaaattgagatggtttgggatgagtcggactgcagagtgaaggaaaagcagccaacatgtgctcagcatatgtgggaactcattcaagactgttggaaaagcattccaggagggtatatattttgatttgtttaacacctttttggttactacatgattccatgtgttatttcatagttttgatgtattcactattattctacaatgtagaaaatagtaaaaataaagaaaaacccttgaatgagtaggtgttctaaaacttttgaccggtagtgtatgagGAACCACAGATAACTCATGTGTACAGGTTTGGATAGATTTGAGCCATGTTCTAGATTTTAATTTAAAATTAAAGGGGGTGGAGTGGCAAGACCATGCAGGAACTTAAAGACAAGGTTTGCATCTGCTTAAAGCTATCCAGACTGAAAAAAATATGTTTGTGAATGATGTCACAATGGTGGTAACTGTTTGGTTTGTTATCAGAAATCTTAAGTGTTTGTTTGTAGATTCAATTGGTTTCAGAAAAGTAGCTCCTGATTGTGACCAGCATGTGAGGCAATATTGCAGATGTGAAGATCATAGCATGCATATATCATTTGGTGGGCTCCAGAGGAAGGTAAGGTCTTATAAACCTAAAGTTGGATAATCCAAACTTGACTGTGTTAACCACCTTCTTCGCATGTTTCTTAAATGTTAAGTTGGAGTCCAAAATGACGCCGAGATACCTGAAGTTAGACACAACTTTCAGATTCTTCCCATTAACAAGAACAGCTTGTTGGGAAAAATCTATTGATTTCTTAGAGAAGTACATACAAACAGTCTTGTTGATATTTAAATGCAGGCAAGAATCAGTCATCCATTTAGAAACGTATACCATAGCTTCAGTTAACTATTGAACAACTTCTCTATTTTTGGAGTGTACATAAAGGACTGTATCGTCTGCATACATCTGTATGTTAATTTGTGGGCAAACAAGTGGAAGATCATTTATATAGATGGTAAACAGAAGGGGGCCTAATATTGACCCTTGTGGGACCCCAATGTTACAGTAAAGAGAATCCGACTGAGTGTCCCCCAGACGAACCCTTTGACTTCTGTTTGTCAGATAGGAATACGTCCAACTAATTGCTTCAGTGGACACAATTAAGGGAGCATAGTTTGGATAGGAGAACCTCAtgattcacagtatcaaaggccttTTTAAGATCCAAAAAGACTGCGCCGACTTCACCACCTATGTCCAGTTTAGATTTATGCAATGAAGACCCAGTCTGGATACAGAACATTTCTGTCAGCTATTGACAAAGTGGATGCCTCTTTTACCAGGACATTTCAATGTAAGCCAAGACGGAAAACCTCTCTACCATGGCTCAACAAGGACCTCTGGAGGTAGATGAGAGAATGGGATCTTTCCTTGAAAAAAGCCCGAagtcaaatctaactgcctgtagctcaggacctgaggcaaggatatgcatattcttgataacatttgaaaggaaacactttgaagtttgtggaaatgtgaaattaatgtaggagaatataacacattagatctggtaaaagataatgcaaagaaaaaaacacgtgtttttttttctccatctttgaaatgcaagagaaaggtcacaatgtattatttcagcccaggcgcaattctgattttggccactagatggcaacaatgtatgtgcaaagttttagactgatccaatgaaccattgcatttctgttcaaaatgttctatcaagactgcccaaatgtacctaattggtttattgatacattttcaagttcataactgtgaactctcttcaaacaatagcatggtattctttcactgtaatagctactgtaaattggacagtacagttagattaacaagaatttatgctttctgcccatatcagatatgtctatgtcctgggaaatgttcttgttacttacaacctcatgctaatcacattatccttcattagctcaaccgtcccgcgggagggacaccgatcctgtagaggttttaacagatcagaccagtcaatTTGACTTATAGCTGTATCGTAGTTACTCTGCTcactttttctggattttttttatcACACTGTTGCACATTAATATGGTTCTTAAATctctttttagttagctttctAATCACCTCATGTAACATTGTGGTCAGATATGCCAGTTGGTAAGGTAATGGACTTAGTTATTCGATCAGGTCTGTTAGTAAACACCAGATCAATTTGAGTCTGGGATGTCTGTGTTACTCTGGTTGGTCCTTGTATTATTTGAGTCAGGTTGAAATGGTCTGTGATCTGCAAGTTTTGTTTCCTAGTTTATATTGAAATCGCCCATGAAGATGATCTACTTCTTATGATCACATTCTTTAAGCATGGCATTTAGATGGTCATAAAATGAGATTGATGTTGGTGGTCGATATAATCCAATACCAGTGAGACAcatgaggggagaggaagagattcAGCCCCATACATTCAAGGTCATTGGCATGTTTCCATATGATAATACGATTGCATTTAAAGTTATCTTTCATGTACATAAGCAGTCCACCCCCTGAGAGGGcaaaggaatatatatatatatggaatatCCAGGGACATTAAAGACAGAAATAGGAGAAGATATCTTCAGCCATGTCTCAGAGAAACAGAAATAAAATCAAGATTAATCATTCAATAAATGCTCTACCTGTTCACTCTTAGAAATTATGCTACGAATATTCAGTTGACTGCCTAATATTCCTCTAGACTTGGAACGAGTGTCCCAGAGAATTGTAGGCTGATTAACAGTTTTAAAAAGTTCCATGGTACAATGTTTTCTAATAGCTGGGTTAAGGGAATTGAGTTTGTCTCGAAAGTTGGTTTTATTTGGCACATTTATCAAGAGTTTGCATTAAAAAGAGATTATCTGCAGATTGCTCATTCTCTTGAAAAGCCATGTTAGTGACAGAGGTTATCCTCACATACACAGAATATCCTTCTCTGAACCAGATAACCAGATAATATAGGCTACTCAA
This genomic stretch from Salmo salar chromosome ssa26, Ssal_v3.1, whole genome shotgun sequence harbors:
- the LOC106587092 gene encoding fin bud initiation factor, with product MAFLHLLAIGMFSLPLCGAFFNGPLYPEMSNGTFHHYFVPDGDYENNDDPEKCQMLFKMRDDRKCVLDEDQDLVIRDDFTIIKRHIEDAARMLEGIGKSIYFDLDGEDSYGKYLRRETTQIGEAFTNSEKALLELEVKFKQSQQNELKEEHRINDDFLNMVVHTRDVLKETLDISVGLKDKHELLSLIIRSHGTRLGRLKNQYMKVKLG